A genomic window from Salvia hispanica cultivar TCC Black 2014 chromosome 5, UniMelb_Shisp_WGS_1.0, whole genome shotgun sequence includes:
- the LOC125189392 gene encoding zinc finger BED domain-containing protein RICESLEEPER 1-like gives MDVKTRWNSTYKMLEVALKFRRVFERMYEEWFPFTKYFQEKDEKGNKRMGPPLADDWDNAKSFVHFLKNFYDATLELSASKTPTSHLISLSMFALQIEIGKRCSDGSDPNLANIARAMKVKFDKYWGNWNKMNPLIFIASVLDPRNKLKMLTVSVKKLRGKKLRDDDQELQELCDRFKNDLVCLWGEYKGVHDTLSTQDQKPYIEHVDNKDNIGQGGLHLFDEIYNGMEEEVCQDQLKQISNEVDKYLADEMEQRSNPSFDLLDWWKVSGTRYQILSLIAKDIFAIPSSTVASESTFSLGKRIVDPFRTSLSPKMVEALVCTND, from the coding sequence ATGGATGTGAAAACTAGGTGGAATTCAACCTATAAGATGCTTGAAGTTGCATTGAAGTTTAGAAGGGTGTTTGAAAGGATGTATGAAGAATGGTTTCCTTTCACGAAATACTTTCAAGAGAAGGATGAAAAGGGTAATAAAAGAATGGGGCCTCCACTTGCAGATGATTGGGATAATGCAAAATCATTTGTGCATTTTCTCAAGAACTTTTATGATGCGACTTTAGAGTTAAGTGCATCAAAAACACCTACATCTCATTTGATTTCTCTTTCAATGTTCGCTCTACAAATTGAGATTGGGAAAAGGTGCAGTGATGGTTCAGATCCGAATCTTGCAAATATTGCAAGAGCAATGAAggtgaaatttgataaatattggGGGAATTGGAATAAGATGAATCCACTGATTTTTATTGCTAGTGTTCTGGATCCAAGGAACAAGCTTAAAATGCTTACGGTAAGCGTTAAGAAATTGAGAGGCAAAAAATTGAGAGATGATGATCAAGAGCTTCAAGAGTTATGTGATCGATTTAAAAATGACTTGGTATGTTTGTGGGGAGAGTATAAGGGAGTGCATGATACCTTGTCCACTCAGGATCAGAAGCCGTACATAGAACATGTGGACAATAAAGACAATATTGGTCAAGGTGGTTTGCATCTCtttgatgaaatttacaaTGGCATGGAAGAAGAAGTTTGTCAAGACCAACTTAAACAAATATCCAACGAAGTGGATAAGTACCTAGCCGATGAGATGGAGCAGCGGTCTAATCCTTCTTTTGATCTTTTGGATTGGTGGAAAGTAAGTGGAACTAGATATCAAATCCTTTCACTAATTGCAAAGGATATCTTTGCAATTCCTAGCTCAACAGTTGCTAGTGAATCAACTTTTAGCTTGGGTAAAAGGATCGTGGATCCTTTTAGGACTAGCTTGAGCCCAAAAATGGTAGAGGCATTGGTGTGCACGAATGATTAG
- the LOC125189393 gene encoding transcriptional elongation regulator MINIYO-like, with amino-acid sequence MSWKSSYHEFLSTDGLVDAKAAYSRKRKCNHDPTENQSETAGPPEPDSDGHHSPPLKQMEQSPSANLSAEAKLSFPQFQKSSPSANPQEEDDAGRTTSNPSSSYHDRGATPFNFSKIDEDFERRTKLQHEHSLPLPQKPTVRFRFQFVQLEIAKWSRLQLGRSVIEMKNNQLVRCATNSTPIGQLAQVRLRTCIRIQPPRKLMPQHLFSCSQKSYETDVTGSASVDMQHEEALPKISENTVSHEPMEIETESALKYKEDNVSTNASPDKGTCIQCHTLICHRSISFRRYFFHLNFSRDADQICLNVSQFNSNNVSQRDYLRTEGDPGAGGYTIKEALALARSVVPGQRTLALSVIAAILNRAISKIIQNQVDSVSNIADSVEPADWVAIWAYALGPEPELALLLRISFDDNHNSVVLNCAKAILSALNYDTNKILFDMLERTPTYSKDVSTAPVFRSKPDVNVGFLRGGFWKYNTKPSNILRCGEEMMDDEAEGEGEHTIQDDVVVAGQDFAAGLVRMGTLERICYLLQTDPAAPLEECLISILIALARHSPTCAATVLDCGRLVQTIAGRFTSNEQMEINASKIKSVTLFKVLARHGRKNCSTFINNGIFRQLTWHLYRYPFSLDQWVKSRRESCILSSAMLVEQLRLWKVSVNYGYSISDFSDLFTSLCAWLSVPTFEKLSSYDVVSEYCTITREAYLLLGVMADRLPNFYSSMQEPPADTVQDTDPWSWRHFGPIIDSAVEWIQVKNIAYVSRLFNSQSNDGERICFQDSKVNSLLWIISSVLSMLASVLKAVIPEDFTSLPDGRLPWLPEFVPKIGLAFVKNGYIRSGGSSDPSENGSFVKYLCDLRLQGSPEFAISSQCCLQGFFQVADSVDKLVTHANLDIHSARVGYNNFSRDDKILANGILKSCSTEIQYLLSTSMEAITSDWQFLRPIEMFSRGGPAPGVGVGWGASAGGYWSLNSLLAQQDARLLVYLLEAFGIPSTVDPSEAEEMDCTMQKIECILTACLIVGPWSSSVLDKLLKIIFQVPVLKHLSYGIHKFLSLRKGYSSFKWNYDDEEYALISNVLASHFRTRWLGAKKKRKAMPETNHPSQKSTKKKVRFMETIHEDMNATSEAGEVMSSSSSLILEWARQRLPLPEHWFLSAISTIQLNNNTCPPGASHGEIYSEEASDILEVAKSGLFFLLAIEAIPTSLSSEFRSPAKCVPVVWKLHAMSATLLSGMGVLEDEKSRTVYETLQNVYGEVLDEKRSSDVLGHTGVERLKFASDIHDSYPTFIETLVEQFSAESYGDVIFGRQVAMYLHKSVEDSARLAAWNTLSNARVLELLPPLHKCLAKADGYLEPIEDNESILEAYVKSWTSGALDKAANRGSVAFSLVLHHLSSFIFGSAGDATLSLRNKLAKSLMRDYSRRQQHEGMMVKLICDKKPEPESQASATAASSLPMSEIEKRLQLLTKICDGCAPQVAKLEACIRKERSE; translated from the exons ATGAGTTGGAAGTCGTCGTACCATGAATTCCTTTCCACCGACGGACTTGTAGATGCCAAAGCGGCGTATTCGAGGAAGAGGAAGTGCAACCACGACCCGACTGAAAATCAAAGTGAAACTGCAGGGCCGCCGGAGCCCGATTCTGACGGACACCATTCTCCTCCTTTGAAGCAAATGGAACAAAGTCCGTCGGCAAACCTTAGTGCCGAAGCGAAGTTGAGCTTTCCCCAATTCCAGAAGTCGAGCCCGTCGGCAAACCCTCAGGAAGAAGACGACGCAGGGAGGACGACTTCGAACCCTAGTTCTTCCTACCATGACCGTGGAGCTACGCCgttcaatttttcaaaaatcgaTGAGGATTTTGAGAGGAGGACTAAGCTACAACACGAACATTCGCTTCCACTGCCTCAGAAACCGACCGTCCGCTTCCGCTTCCAATTCGTCCAACTCGAAATCGCAAAG TGGTCCCGTTTACAACTAGGAAGAAGCGTAATTGAGATGAAGAACAACCAACTTGTACGTTGTGCCACCAACTCGACCCCAATAGGGCAACTTGCACAAGTGCGATTGCGGACATGTATAAGGATCCAGCCACCTCGGAAGTTGATGCCTCAACATCT GTTCAGTTGTAGCCAAAAGTCTTACGAGACAGATGTTACGGGCAGTGCATCAGTTGATATGCAACATGAGGAAGCTTTGCCTAAAATTTCTGAGAACACTGTCTCTCATGAACCAATGGAAATAGAAACTGAAAGTGCATTAAAATATAAGGAAGACAATGTTTCTACAAATGCAAGCCCAGATAAAGGAACGTGTATTCA GTGTCACACTTTGATCTGTCATAGGTCAATTAGTTTCagaagatatttttttcacttaaaTTTTTCCAGGGATGCTGATCAAATTTGTCTAAATGTAAgccaattcaattcaaataatGTTTCCCAACGTGATTATCTTCGAACTGAAGGTGATCCTGGTGCTGGTGGTTACACAATAAAAGAAGCATTAGCATTAGCTAGAAGTGTG GTTCCAGGCCAACGGACACTTGCTTTAAGTGTAATTGCAGCTATTCTTAATCGGGCAATTTCTAAAATCATTCAGAATCAAGTTGATTCTGTTTCTAATATTGCTGATTCTGTGGAGCCTGCTGACTGGGTTGCTATTTGGGCTTATGCTCTGGGTCCGGAACCTGAGCTTGCTTTATTACTGAG AATATCTTTTGATGACAACCACAATAGCGTTGTCCTCAATTGTGCCAAGGCCATTCTTAGTGCATTGAATTATGATACaaacaagattttatttgACATGTTGGAG cGGACACCAACGTATTCGAAGGATGTTTCTACTGCTCCTGTATTCAGAAGTAAACCAGATGTTAATGTTGGTTTTCTTCGTGGTGGCTTTTGGAAGTATAATACTAAGCCTTCCAATATTCTTCGTTGTGGTGAGGAGATGATGGATGACGAAGCTGAAGGTGAGGGCGAGCACACTATTCAGGATGATGTAGTTGTTGCAGGGCAGGATTTTGCTGCTGGTCTTGTTAGAATGGGGACTCTTGAAAGGATCTGCTATCTCTTACag ACAGACCCTGCTGCACCATTAGAAGAATgcttaatatcaatattgatAGCTTTAGCAAGGCATTCTCCAACTTGTGCTGCTACAGTTTTGGACTGTGGAAGGCTTGTTCAGACAATTGCTGGAAGATTTACTTCAAATGAACAAATGGAAATCAATGCCAGTAAAATCAAATCTGTTACTCTATTCAAA GTATTGGCTCGGCATGGCAGGAAGAATTGCTCAACATTTATTAACAATGGAATTTTTCGCCAGCTGACTTGGCACTTGTACCGGTATCCATTTTCTCTTGATCAATGGGTCAAGTCCAGGAGAGAGTCCTGCATACTTTCATCTGCTATGCTGGTCGAACAATTGCGTTTATGGAAGGTTTCCGTTAATTATGGATATAGTATTTCGGACTTTTCTGACCTATTTACATCATTGTGTGCATGGTTGAGTGTACCTACCTTTGAGAAGTTAAGCAGCTATGACGTGGTGAGTGAATACTGTACCATCACAAGGGAAGCTTATCTTCTTCTTGGAGTTATGGCTGATAGACTTCCGAACTTCTATTCAAGCATGCAAGAACCACCCGCAGATACTGTTCAAGATACAGACCCTTGGTCATGGAGACACTTTGGTCCTATTATAGATTCGGCAGTTGAGTGGATACAAGTTAAAAATATTGCATACGTATCGAGGCTCTTCAACTCCCAAAGTAATGATGGTGAGAGGATCTGTTTCCAGGATTCAAAAGTAAATTCCTTGCTATGGATAATTTCTTCTGTTTTAAGTATGCTTGCCAGCGTGCTGAAAGCTGTCATCCCAGAGGACTTTACGAGCTTACCTGATGGCCGATTGCCATGGTTGCCAGAGTTTGTTCCTAAGATTGGACTTGCATTTGTTAAAAATGGGTATATCAGGTCTGGAGGATCAAGTGATCCTTCTGAAAATGGCTCTTTTGTAAAGTATCTATGTGATTTGAGACTTCAAGGAAGTCCTGAATTTGCAATATCTTCTCAATGTTGTCTCCAAGGGTTCTTCCAAGTAGCAGATTCTGTTGATAAGTTGGTTACACATGCAAATCTCGATATCCATTCAGCACGAGTTGGATACAACAATTTCTCAAGGGACGATAAGATTCTTGCTAATGGTATACTGAAGTCCTGTTCAACTGAAATACAGTATCTGCTGTCAACTTCAATGGAAGCAATTACTAGTGACTGGCAATTCCTGCGGCCTATTGAGATGTTCAGTAGAGGCGGCCCTGCTCCAGGAGTTGGTGTTGGCTGGGGTGCCTCTGCTGGAGGGTATTGGTCCTTAAATTCTTTGTTGGCTCAGCAAGACGCAAGATTGCTCGTTTACTTGCTTGAAGCTTTTGGGATTCCATCTACTGTGGATCCATCAGAAGCCGAAGAGATGGACTGCACAATGCAAAAGATAGAATGCATCCTTACTGCTTGTTTAATTGTGGGCCCATGGAGTAGCTCAGTCCTTGATAAGTTACTAAAAATCATCTTCCAGGTTCCTGTACTCAAGCATCTGAGTTATGGCATTCATAAGTTCCTCTCTCTTAGAAAAGGATACAGTTCTTTCAAGTGGAACTatgatgatgaagaatatGCACTGATATCTAATGTTTTGGCCTCTCACTTTAGAACCAGGTGGCTTGGTGCAAAGAAGAAACGAAAAGCCATGCCTGAGACCAACCATCCAAGCCAAAAATCTACAAAGAAAAAGGTTCGTTTTATGGAAACTATTCATGAGGATATGAATGCGACAAGTGAAGCTGGTGAAGTGAtgtcttcttcatcttcattaaTATTGGAGTGGGCTCGCCAGAGATTGCCTCTTCCTGAACATTGGTTTCTGAGTGCAATCTCCACCATTCAGTTAAACAATAACACATGTCCGCCCGGTGCTTCTCATGGTGAAATCTATTCAGAGGAGGCCTCAGACATTCTAGAAGTTGCTAAGAGCGGACTCTTTTTCCTCCTGGCTATCGAAGCCATCCCTACTTCTCTTAGCTCTGAGTTCCGCTCACCTGCTAAATGTGTTCCAGTTGTTTGGAAACTGCACGCGATGTCTGCAACATTACTTTCTGGGATGGGTGTTCTGGAAGACGAGAAAAGCAGGACTGTCTATGAAACCTTGCAGAATGTGTATGGCGAAGTTCTTGATGAGAAGAGGTCTTCAGACGTGCTCGGTCACACGGGTGTTGAGCGCCTGAAGTTTGCATCAGACATCCACGATAGCTACCCTACATTCATCGAAACTCTAGTGGAGCAGTTCTCAGCTGAATCGTATGGTGATGTCATATTTGGGAGGCAGGTTGCAATGTATTTACATAAATCCGTTGAAGATTCTGCAAGGCTTGCTGCGTGGAATACCTTGTCTAATGCACGCGTTCTTGAGCTCCTGCCGCCTCTACATAAGTGCCTCGCGAAGGCTGATGGCTACCTTGAACCCATCGAG GATAACGAGAGCATCCTAGAAGCCTACGTGAAATCGTGGACCTCTGGCGCCCTTGACAAAGCGGCAAACAGGGGCTCAGTAGCATTCTCTCTGGTTCTGCATCATCTTTCATCCTTCATATTTGGCAGTGCTGGTGATGCTACTCTCTCACTGCGCAATAAACTCGCGAAATCTCTGATGCGCGACTATTCTCGCAGGCAGCAACACGAG GGGATGATGGTGAAATTGATATGCGACAAGAAACCTGAGCCCGAGTCGCAAGCATCGGCGACAGCAGCTTCGTCTCTACCTATGTCGGAGATAGAAAAGAGGTTGCAACTTCTGACAAAAATTTGTGATGGATGTGCGCCTCAAGTGGCAAAGCTTGAAGCCTGTATCAGAAAAGAGCGTTCAGAATAA
- the LOC125190982 gene encoding rop guanine nucleotide exchange factor 1 yields the protein MGSVSSEEGSEERCGSYSLSADISESESSNGQVEEDECGGASSSAGFSPFAAGASASLSPTFSFPVIGGKDVVVWDEKPLKRSSDLSEIEMMKERFAKLLLGEDMSGGGKGVCTALAISNAITNLSATVFGELWRLEPMAPQKKAMWCREMQWLLSVSDSIVELVPSIQQYPGGGTYEVMATRPRSDLYMNLPALKKLDAMLISILDGFCDTEFWYVDRGIVMDDHDKYSPGSLSGRPSVRQEEKWWLPCPKVPGKGLSEESRKRLQQSRDCTNQILKAALAINANVLAEMDIPAAYIETLPKNGRECLGDIIYKYITADQFAPERLLDCLDLSTEHHTLDVVNRVEAAVHVWKMKEKKKHPNDAKSKRKSWGGKVKGFVADGEKSLFLAQRAETLLQSLRLRFPGLPQTALDMSKIQYNKDVGHSILESYSRVMESLAFNIIARIDDVVFVDDATRRCAAAESMSIFGRGGGFNGLPIQKKMSPSPFSIQHTPYTSPFATPTFCSSPPMPNSPRRSVSPLNKTSQTRVQNHKFDKIVPADLDKVWSYTGNLGSRRVPWNAPERD from the exons ATGGGCAGTGTGTCGTCGGAGGAAGGCAGTGAGGAGAGATGCGGGAGCTACAGCTTGAGCGCTGACATCAGCGAGTCGGAGAGCTCCAATGGCCAAGTAGAGGAGGACGAGTGCGGCGGCGCGTCCAGCTCCGCAGGATTTTCTCCCTTCGCCGCCGGCGCTTCGGCGTCCTTGTCGCCGACTTTTAGTTTTCCGGTCATCGGAGGCAAAGATGTGGTGGTATGGGACGAGAAGCCGCTCAAACGTAGCTCTGATTTGTCAG AAATTGAGATGATGAAGGAAAGATTTGCGAAGCTTCTCTTGGGGGAAGACATGTCGGGCGGAGGTAAAGGAGTTTGTACTGCGCTAGCAATTTCGAATGCTATCACCAATCTCTCTG CCACTGTATTTGGTGAACTATGGAGGTTGGAGCCGATGGCTCCTCAAAAGAAGGCAATGTGGTGCAGAGAGATGCAATGGCTCTTGTCTGTGAGTGATTCGATTGTGGAACTTGTTCCCTCCATTCAACAATACCCGGGTGGGGGCACATATGAGGTGATGGCAACAAGACCACGCTCAGACTTATATATGAACTTGCCAGCGCTCAAGAAGCTAGATGCGATGTTGATCAGCATTCTTGATGGGTTTTGTGACACGGAGTTTTGGTATGTTGATCGTGGAATAGTTATGGATGATCACGATAAGTATTCACCTGGTTCATTGTCCGGGAGGCCTTCAGTTCGACAGGAGGAGAAGTGGTGGCTTCCGTGCCCTAAGGTTCCTGGGAAGGGTCTGTCTGAAGAGTCAAGGAAGAGGTTACAACAATCCAGGGATTGCACAAACCAGATACTGAAAGCAGCATTAGCCATAAATGCCAATGTGCTAGCTGAGATGGATATTCCAGCAGCCTACATTGAAACATTGCCAAAG AACGGAAGAGAATGCTTGGGTGACATCATCTACAAGTATATTACGGCTGATCAGTTCGCACCTGAACGCCTTCTTGATTGCCTCGACTTGTCAACAGAGCATCACACTCTAGATGTAGTAAATAGAGTCGAGGCAGCTGTGCATGTTTGGaagatgaaagaaaagaagaaacacCCTAATGATGCGAAATCTAAACGGAAGTCATGGGGTGGTAAGGTGAAGGGTTTTGTAGCTGATGGAGAAAAAAGTCTATTTCTGGCTCAACGTGCTGAGACATTGCTGCAAAGTCTTCGGCTTCGCTTCCCTGGCCTTCCACAAACTGCTTTAGATATGAGCAAAATTCAGTACAACAAG GATGTAGGGCACTCGATTCTTGAGAGCTATTCACGAGTAATGGAGAGTTTAGCTTTCAATATAATTGCTAGGATCGATGATGTTGTGTTTGTGGATGATGCCACAAGGCGCTGTGCTGCAGCAGAGTCCATGTCAATCTTTGGGAGGGGAGGTGGCTTCAACGGCCTGCCAATCCAAAAGAAGATGTCACCAAGTCCCTTCTCCATTCAGCACACGCCCTACACATCTCCATTCGCAACTCCAACCTTCTGTTCATCCCCGCCCATGCCCAATAGCCCGAGAAGGTCTGTTAGTCCACTGAACAAGACTTCCCAGACAAGAGTGCAAAACCATAAGTTCGACAAGATAGTGCCCGCTGATCTGGATAAAGTCTGGTCCTACACTGGAAATCTAGGGTCCAGGAGAGTCCCGTGGAATGCCCCAGAACGTGATTGA